The genomic stretch CCTCGATGAGGTCGAGCACGCGTTCCTCGACGGCGGGCCAGATCGACGGCGAGTGACGCCCGGCGCCGGGGTCGTCGGGGTCGACGTCGGGCACCTCGTCGAGCCGGGTCATGTCTTCGACCGGGACCTCGACGGAGACCTCGATCGTCTTGGCGCTGGGCGGCTGCACGATCTCGACGTCGTGCGCGCCGCCGAGGAACCGGGCCGTCTCGTCGATCGGGCGGACGGTGGCGGACAGGCCGATGCGCTGGGCCGGGCGGCCGAGCAAAGCGTCGAGCCGCTCGAGGGAGAGCGCCAGGTGCGCGCCCCGCTTGGTGGCGGCGACCGCGTGCACCTCGTCGATGATCACCGTCTCGACCCCGCGCAGCGAGTCGCGTGCGGCCGACGTGAGCAGCAGGAACAGCGACTCGGGGGTGGTGATCAGGATGTCGGGCGGGGTGCGGGCGAAAAGTCGCCTCTCGTCGGCCGGAGTGTCCCCCGTACGCATGGACACCGTGATGTCGGGCGGGGTGAGCCCCAGACGCCCGGCCGCCTGGCGGATGCCCGTGAGCGGCGCCCGGAGGTTGCGCTCGACGTCGACCGCCAGCGCCTTGAGCGGGCTGACGTAAAGCACCCGGCAGCGGCGCTTCGGATCGTGCGGCACGGGCTCGCGGGCCAGCCGGTCGAGCGACCACAGGAACGCGGCCAGCGTCTTGCCGGAGCCGGTCGGCGCGACGACCAGGGCGTTGCGCCCCGCGCCGACCGCCCGCCAGGCGCCCGCCTGCGCCGCCGTGGGAGCGGCGAACGCGGCCGTGAACCACTCGCGCGTGGCCGGACCGAACTGCTCCAGGACTTCCCGCATGACCCCATGCTCCCTCGGGGGTATGACAAAACCGGGTGTCCGGGCAGCGGGATTTCCTGACCTCACGCACCATGGTGCGAGCGAGTGGCGATCGATATACATGGGCGCCACTGAAAGGAGGCCCCATGTTCCTCCCGGTCCGCACCCTGCGGCGCCTCGCGGCCGCCGTCGCCGTGCTGGCGACCGTGCTGCTCGGCGCGCCCCCGGCCCACGCCGCCGCGGGCAGTGGATACGTGCGCCTGGCCCACCTGTCGCCCGACACCCCGGCGGTCGACGTCTATCTCAGGTCAGGCTCCGGCGCTGTCGAGCCCCAGACGTTCCGTGCGGTGGCTTATGGCGACATGTCCCGCTATCTTCGCCTGCCCGCCGGGGCCTATCAGGTGGCCATGCGCAAGGCCGGCGCCCCGGCGAGCGAGCAGCCCGTGATCACCACCGAGGTCGGCGTCGCGGACAAGGGCGCCTACACGGTCGCGGGTGTGGGCCGCTTCGCCGACCTGGGCCTGCGGGTCCTGCGCGACGACCTGCGCCTGCCCGACCCCGGCAAGTCGAAGGTGCGGATCATCCAGGCCTCGGTCAGGGCCCCGGTGCTCGACGTGGCGGGCGGGAACGGCGCCAAGATCGCGAACGGCGTCCAGTTCGCCACCACGACGGCCTACCGCGAGGTCAACCCGGGGAAGTGGAGTGTCCGGGTGACTCCCACCGGTGGCGGCCGGCCGAGCGAACTGCCCTGCACACTGGGCGCGGGCAGCGTCTATTCGCTGGTCGTGCTCGACGACGACGCGGGCGGCCTCAAACCGGAGCTGCACGTCGACGCCGAACGCCAGGGCGCCGTCCCGCTGGGCAGCGTCGCCACCGGTGCCGGCGGCACAGCACCCCGCGCTCCGCTCCCGGGCGCACTCACAGCCGCCGCGGCCGCCGCCCTGATCACCGGCGCGCTGGTGGTCGTTCTCCGACGCCGATCCCGTACGGCCTGAGGCGGCCCCCGGTGCACGGCGACGACCCCGACACCCCGCCGATCGTCCAGTCCCCCGGCCTCCCCGAAGCGCCCGGTTCCGCCGCTGTGCCCGGCCCCGCCGCCACGTCTGACGGCCGCGCCGTTATGCCCGGCCCCGCCGCCACGTCTGACGGCCCCGCCGTTATGCCTGGCCCTGCCGCCACGTCTGACGGCCCCGCCGCACCGGACAGTCCCGAAGCGGCGGCATATCGCGAGCCGAGCCCGATACCGATCGTCCCGCCCCTCGGGGAGGGTGAGATCAGCTGGATCGCCCGCGGCAGGGCCAAGGTCGTGAAACCCGGCACCATCCGTGCCCGTGCTCTGGTGCCCGGCGCACTCTCGATCCCGCGCCCTCGACCACGTCGCGACATACGTCTCGGCCAGGCTGCCTCGCCTTTCCCCCGCCGCGTCTTTCCGAGCACCCGTCACGAGGACAGCACCCCTGACACGCCGCTCGAGAACCGGTCACAGCCCCCGTCGGACCAGCCCGCGTCCGACCGGCCCGCATCCGACTGGCCCGCGTCCGACCGGCCCGCGTCGGACCGGCCCGCGGTGGAGCAGTCCGAGCAGGCCACCACCGTCGCGCCGCCCATCCGAGCGGCCACCCCGGATCACCCCGTCCTCATGAGCACTCCTCACCCCGTACGGGAAAACGCCCTTGACCCTGCCGACTCGATCCTGGCGCCCGCCGCACCGCCCGAACAGCTACCGAAGGACCGCCCCGGCCCAGTACCAAAGAGGGGGCTCGCGCTGCCGATCCTGGCCGCCGCAACAGCCGCCCTGGTCGCGGCGGGCGGGTATCTGGCCCTCACCGATCGAGCGCCGGCCGGCAACCCCGGGAGCCCGGCCGGAAGGGCCAGTGAAGCGGCCCCCACCACCACTGCCGAACTCGACCGTCCCGCCGGTGACCCGTTCGGGATCGTCGCCGCCGCCCCCACCGGGGCGCCCACCCGCCTCCGCGTAGGCGCCGTCAAGATCGACACGCCACTGGAGACGCTCAAGCTCGGCAAGGACGGCGAACTGCAGCCGCCGAAGACGTTCGCCCAGGCCGGCTGGTACGCCGACGGCACCGCCCCCGGCGACACCGGCCCCGCCGTCATTGCCGGCCACGTCGACTCCAAGTCCGGTCCCGCCGTCTTCTACCGGCTGCGCGACCTCACCCCCGGCGACCGCGTCGACGTGCTGCGCGGCGGCCGGACGATTTCTTTCACCGTCACGGCCATCCGCTGGTATCCCAAGTCCGAATTCCCCACCGAGGAGGTGTACGGCCCGACCCCGGATCGTCAGCTGCGCCTCATCACGTGCGGCGGCGTCTTCGACCGGACGCTGCGCTCGTACCGCGACAACCTCGTGGTCTACGCGGTGGCCGGGTGATCGTCGTTCCGCTCTCCGGCAGGCCGTGCTTATGGTGGGAATCGAGTCGACGGGTGGGGGCGGGATGGCGGTCGGACGCATGCTCGTCGCCGGTCGGTATCGTCTCGGCGAACCGGTCGGCTCGGGTGGCATGGGCCGGGTGTGGCGCGCCCGTGACGAGATGCTCGACCGTGACGTCGCGGTCAAGGAGTTCGTCCCGCCCGACTGGATGAGCGACGAGGAACGCGCGCGGCTGCGTGACCGCACCCTGCGTGAGGCCCGTAGCGCCGGGCGGCTCAACCATCCGCACGTGGTGCGCATCTACGACGTCGTGCACGCCGACGGTCTGCCCTGGATAGTCATGGAGTACGTGCCGTCGCGCTCGTTGCACCAGGTCATCCACTCCGACGGCCCGTTCTCGCCGGCCACCGCCGCGCGGATCGGCCTGGCCCTGCTCGACGCGTTGCGGGCGGCGCACGCGGCCGGGGTGCTGCACCGCGACGTGAAGCCGCACAACGTGCTCATCGGGCACGACGGCCGGGTTGTGCTGACCGATTTCGGCCTCGCCACCTTTGTGGACGACGGCGCTGTCACCGGCCCCGGCCTGGTGGTCGGTTCCCCCCAGTACGTGTCGCCCGAGCGCGCCCGCGACGGCACGTCCTCGCCCGAGTCGGACCTGTGGTCGCTGGGCGCCACGCTCTACGCCGCCGTCGAGGGCCGCTCACCGTACGCCCGCGAGAACGCCATGGCCACCCTGATGGCGCTGGCGACGGAGGACCCGGATCCGCCGTCGCGGGCCGGCATGCTGGGCCCGGTGCTGACCGGTCTGCTGCGCCGCCGGCCCGGTGACCGGCTCACCGCCGACGAGGTCGAGCGCCGGCTCCGCATGATCGTGGCGTCGACCCCGGCGGTGCCCCGGGTGCCCTCGCCGCGACGGGTGCGCGCGTTCGTCGGGTCCGAGGTCGATCAGCCGGCCGAGGGGCGCGTCAGGGGCGGGGAAGGAGATGCCGTCGGCCGCGCGCCGACCCTCGGCCGTGCTCCGGTCGCGCTCGCGAGCGTCGAGAAGCGGCACCTGCCCCTGGTCGCCGCCGGTCTCGCGCTGGTCGCCCTGCTCGGAGTGGGCGGCATCCTGGCCGGTTACCTCGTCCGGAAAGAGCCGGTCGCACCCGTCTCCGCGCCGAGCGCCAGGCCGATGGCGGCGAGCTTCTCGGCCCTGACCTGCGATCGCCCGGCCCCGGCGAACCTGCCGAAGCTCCCGCTCAGGAACGCGTCACGCGGGGTCAGCGGCTGGTCGCTGTTTCCCGGCTGGTCGTATTTCACCAACGGCTCCGGTTTTCACATGCCCGTGCCGGACGGGTGGACGTGGCAGCGGATCGGCACCACGTACTGCTTCCGCGACCCGGTCGGCGACACCGTGCTCAGCCTCGACACCGGGCGCAACCCGGCCGCCGACCCGGTGAAGGCGTGCCGTGCCGAGGCCACCCGGCTGGTCCAGGCGGGCGCCCTGCCCGGTTACGAGGAACTCGCGCTCGAACGGACACCGTTGCTCAACAAGACCGCGGACTGGGAATACCGGTACAACCGGGACGGTGTGCGGATGCACGCCCAGACCCGCTGGTTCGTCAAGGCGGAACGGGGTTTCGCGATCAGCTGGGCCACCCGTGACTTCGACTGGACGGGTGACCTGGCAAAGATCAACATGGTCTTGACCACGTTCTACGCGCAGCCGAAGGTCGGCTGATTCTCAGCAACCCTTCAGTTCGGGTTGTTAGGGTTGTCGGTCATGAGCGGCAGTAGACAGCCGGGCTCGGCCCGGCGTCCCTTCAGATCTTCCCGGCCGTGCTGATCGTCACCGGTCTTCTTCTGGTGCTCGTGGTGACTGTCGTCACCGGCTATTTCGTCGCGCAAGAGTTCGGCTATGTCGCCGCCGACCGCGGCAAGCTCCGCAGCGAAGCCGAACAGGGTGACCAGGCCGCCGTCCGGGCTCTCAAGGTCACCGAGCGACTCTCCTTCGTTCTCTCCGGGGCGCAGCTCGGCATCACCGTGACCGCGCTGCTGGTGGGTTACGTGGCCGAGCCGTTCATCGGTGAGGGCCTGTCGAAGCTGCTCGACGGCGCCGGCGTGCCCACCGCGGTCAGCATGCCCGTCTCGGTCGCCGTGGCGCTGCTGCTCGCCACCATCGTGCAGATGGTCCTCGGCGAGCTGGCCCCCAAGAACCTCGCGATCGCCCGCGCCGAGACCGTCGCCAAGGTGCTCAGCCGTTCCACGCTGATGTATTTGACCGTGTTCGGCCCGATCATCCGCCTCTTCGACCGTACGGCTGCCGGCCTGCTCCGGCGCATCGGCATCGAACCGATCGAGGAGCTGCCCGAGGGCGCCACCGAGGAGGATCTCGAGCAGATCATCCGCGAGTCGCGGGCCAACGGCGGTCTCGACGCCGACCTTTCCTCCCTGCTCGACCGGGGTCTCGACTTCCGGGGTCGCACCGCGGCCGAGGCGATGATCCCGCGCGTTGACGTCCACACCGTTCCCGCCACGGCGACAGCGGCCGATGTCGTGGCCCTTCTCGACACCCACAGATCCCGTTTCCCCGTACGGGGTCAGGTGGTCGACGAAATCGTCGGCGTGGTCAGCATCGCGGACATCCTGGCAATCGCCCCCGCCGAGCGTGCGGACACGCCCGTCTCGTCCGTGATGTCGGCTCCCGTCCTGGTGCCGTCGTCGCTGCGCCTGCCCACCGTGCTCGAACGGCTCCGCTCGGCCCACCGGCAGCTGGCCTGCGTGGTCGACGAGTTCGGCGGTTTCGCCGGCATCGTCACGCTCGAGGACATCGCCGAGGAGCTGGTCGGCCAGATCCGCGACGAGGACGACGAGGCCGAGCCCGCCCCGGAGCGTCAGCCCGACGGCTCCTGGCTCGTACCCGCCCGCTGGCGGATCGACGAGATCACCGACGCCACCGGAGTCCACCTGCCCGCCGGCGACGACTACGAGACGGTCTCCGGCCTGGTCCTGGCCCGGCTCGGGCGGGTGGCCAAGGCAGGCGACTCGGTCACCCTCGACGACGGTTCCCTTTCCGTACGGGTGGAGAGCGTCGACCGGCACGTCCCGCAAACGGTTCGGATCTCACGATGAACGCCCTCTGGGTCACGTTGCTGCTGATCGGCAACGCCTTCTTCGTCGCCGCCGAGTTCGCCCTGGTGGCCAGCAAACGGCACCGCCTCGAACAATCCGCCGCCGCGGGCAGCCGGGCGGCCAAGGCGGCGCTCGACGGCACCCGCGAGCTGTCGGTCATGCTGGCCGGCGCCCAGCTCGGCATCACGCTGTGCTCGCTGGGCCTGGGCGCCCTGGCCGAGCCGTCGCTGGAGCACCTGTTCGGGCCCGCCCTGCACGCGCTGGGCCTGCCCGACGTCGCCAGTCACGTCATCGCGTTCCTGCTCGCCCTGATCATCGTCACGTTCCTGCACCTGGTGATCGGCGAGATGATGCCGAAGTCGTGGGCGATCACCCACCCCGAGCGTTCGGCGATCCTGCTGGCGCTGCCGTTCCGGTGGTACGCGCGGCTTGTCGGCCCGGCCCTGCGCGTGCTGAACGCGCTGGCCAACCTGGCGCTGAAGCCGTTCGGCGTGCACCCGCAGGACCAGTTGGCCCAGGCGCACGGCCCGGCCGAGATGCGCATCCTGCTCGACCGTTCCCGGGCCGAGGGCCTGATCGGGGCCGAGCAGAGCGAGCTGCTCACCAGTGTTCTGGCCCTGGCTTCCCTTCCCGTACGCGACGTCATGCTGCCCACCGCGCAACTGGTGTCGGTGCCGGAGTCGGCCTCGGTCGCCGACGTCGAGCTGGCCTCGCTGACCAGCGGCCGGGCCCGGATCGCCGTCACCGGCGCCGACGAGCTGGTGATCGGGGTCGTGCACGTCCGTGAGGCCGTACGGGCCAGCGCGACGGGCCGGGCCGCCACCGCCGGTGAGCTGATGGAGCCGGCGTTCCTGCTCGACGCAGGGGTCAACGTGGTCGAGGCGGTCGAGGCCCTGCGCGCCGGCCGCACCCAGCTCGCGATCGTCACCGACGAGTCGGGCCAGGTCGGGTTCGTCGCCCTGGAAGACCTGCTCGAACAGGTCATCGGCCGGTTCGACGACGAGACCGACGCGCTGCCGGCCACGGCGGGCGCCTGAGTCGTGACCGCGTCTCAGTTGTTGATCGCGCCTGAGTTATCGATCAAGCCACCCCAGCGTTGATTCAAGGAGGAATGACCCGGTGGTCTTCAAGAAAATGATGCGCGCCTTCGGCGTGGGCGGCCCGACCGTCGACACCGTGCTGGCCAATCCGAACACGCGGCCCGGCCTGGCTCTCGAGGGCCAGGTGCGCATCGCCGGCGGTGACCACGACGTCACCATCGAAGGCATCGTGCTGGGCCTGGTGACGCGGGTCGAGTCCGAGCACGGCGACAACCTCATCGAGTTCCACCGGCTGCCGGTCTCCGGCCCGTTCCAGCTGGCCAAGGGCGAGCAGCGGGAGTTGCCGTTCTCGTTCCCGGTGCCGTGGGAGACGCCCGTCACCGACGTGTACGGCCAGCGTCTGCACGGCATGACGATGGGTCTGCGCACCGAGCTCGCGGTGGCCAAGGCCGTCGACAAGGGCGACCTCGACCACGTGGCGGTGCACCCGCTGCCGTCGCAGGAGCGGATTCTCGACGCGTTCGCCCGGCTCGGCTTCCGCTTCAAGAACGCCGACCTGGAACACGGCGCGATCTACGGCGTACGCATGACGCTGCCTTTCTACCAGGAGATCGAGTTCTACCCGCCGCCGCAGTACGCGGGCGCCATCAACGAGGTCGAGGTCACCTTCATCGCCGACCCCGAGGGCGTCGAGGTGGTGCTCGAGTTCGACAAGCGGGGCGGTTTCCTGCAGCCCGGCCACGACGCGTACGGCCGTTTCCGCGTCTCCCACGCCGAAGCCGACACCACCGACTGGACGGCGGTCGTCGAGCAGTGGGTCTCCGAGGCCGCGGGCCGCTACCAGGGCCTCCGCTCCGCCGGCGGTTTCGGCGCCCCCGGCCATGGCGCTCCCGGCTACGGCGCTCCCGGCTACGCCCACGGCGGTGGTTATGGCCACGGCGGCGGTTACGGCCACCACGGCCACTACGCCGGCCACGGTCACGGCCGAGGCGGCATGGGCATGGGCGGCGTGGCCGCAGGCGTAGCCGGCGGCGTCCTCGGCGGCATGATCCTCGGCGAGGCCATGGAAGAGGTCTTCGAAGACGACGGCGGCGGCGAAGACGAGTAACCCCCTCCGGCTGTGCGCTTCCACTGGGGCGAACCGCACAGCCACCACCCGCGGGCGGCCCTGCTCCGGCCGGGCCGCCCGCACCCAGGACGCAACTCTCGCCGGGCCCGGCACGACCGCTCCTCACGCGCCTGCCCACGCCCATCCGCGCCGCAGGCCCCGGCGTTCCCTGCGCACGCCGTATGCCTGGTGCCGTGCCCTACCCGTGCCGCACCTCCAAGGCCACGCCGCGTGTCTCCAGGCTGCCCATTCCTAGGCAGCGCCGCCCGCGCTGCCCTTGACTTTGGTGCCGCCGGTAAGTTCCGCCCCGCCGGTAGCTGCGCGACACCCGCGCCTCCCGCGGGCTGGCTTCCCACGACTCCGCTACGTCCGCGCCGCCTGTCCTTCCCGCGCAGTCCGTGCTTCCCCGCCACGTCCGCGACGCCGCGCTGCGCCTGCCGCGTCAACCGTCCGCGCCTCGTGAGCGAGCGGGGTGGGTGGGCGGCTGGTGTGGGTCAGCCGACGCCGGCGGTGGCCAGTTTGATGCTGAAGCCCACGAACAGCGCGCCCACGCCGGCGGCGGCGCCCGCGGCCAAGCGGCGACGGCGCTGGAACTGGCCGGCCAGGAACCTGCCGCCGAAGATCAGGGTGGACAGGTAGAGCGCGCTGAACAACTGGACCACCGCGCCCAGCACCAGGAACGACAGGGCCGGGTGGGCGTAACCCGGCTCGACGAACTGGATGAAGAAGGACACGAAGAACAGGATCGCTTTCGGGTTGAGCAGGCTTATCACGGCGGCCCGGCGGAACGGGCTGCGGGCGTCGGACGGCTCCTCGACCGCCGCAGCGGCCGGCGACTCGTCGCGGCTGCGCCACTTGCGCCACCCGCCGCGCACGATGCCGAAGCCGACCCACAGCAAGTAGGCCGCGCCGGCGTACTTGATGACCAGGAACAACGGTGGATACGTGCGCAGCAGCGAGGCGGCACCGGCCGCCGACAGGACCATCAGCACCGTGTCCCCGACGAAGACCCCGGCCGCGGCCCGATAACCCGCTCGCACGCCGAGCCGGGCGCCGACCGAGAGCACGAAGATCGAGTTCGGCCCGGGCAGCAGGATGATCGCCAGCGTGCCGACGACGTAGGTCCAGAAGTCGGTGATCCCCAGCATGGCGCCTCCTACACGGCCGCCAGGGCGGTGGACCCGCCCGCGGCCAGCAATTCTCGTAGCCGGCGCCCGGCCGCGGGCCAGTCGTCGGCAGTCATGCCGAAGACTACGGTGTCGCGCCAGGACCCGTCCGCCCGCTGCTTGTGCCGCCGCAGCACGCCCTCGCGCACCGCTCCGAGGCGCGCGATCGCCTGCTGGGAGCGCTCGTTGCGGATGTCCGTGTGCCAGAACACCCGCTCCGCCCCGAGCGTGTTGAAGGCGTGCTCGAGCAGCAGCAGCTTGGACTCCGTGTTGACGCCCGTGCGCCACCACGGCTTGCCGACGGCGGTGTGCCCGATCGCCAGCGCCCGCCGCTCGGGATCGATGTCGTGACAGCTCGTCATGCCGATCACCCGGCCAGTGGCCGGATCGACCTGGGCCCAGCAGATCTGACTGCCCGTCCAACGGCCGCGCAGCAGCCGGGCGAGATGGTCACGCATCGCCTCGAGGGTCTGCGGCCGGTGGATGGACAGATGCCGCCACACCTCGTCGTCGCCGAGCGCCTCGACCAGCCCGGCGGCATGGCCGAGCGTGAGCGGCTCGAGGCGTACGTGCCGGCCGGCGAGGGCCACCGGCGTGACCCAGGGCAACTGGGCGCCGGGCAGATAGCCCGGGACGTCGGCCTGAACGCCGGCGTCGGCCTCGGGCGGCCCGAACACCCGGCGGACGGGAAGGACACCGGCCCAGTGCGGCAGCGCCAGATCGTCGGGGTCGTCGACCACCCCGCCGCGCCGCGCCCGGGCCGAGACCTCGACCAGGGGGAGCGCGAGCACGCTGGTCTGCGCAGCCTCCTTGGTGTCGGCGGGGCGGCTGTCGGTGGAGCGGCCGGCGCCGACCTTGTCGACCAGGGCCGCCATCGCCGCCAGCTTTTCCTCGGGATCGGTGACCAGCCGGGCCGCGCCGTGCACGATCACCGAGCGGTAGTTGGCGCTGTGGTGCAGGTGGGAGCGGGCATAGACCAGCCCGTCGAGCAGGGTGACGCTGACCGCGACCGGAACCTCGCCGTCGCGTGCCGAAAGGCCCATTCGGCCGCCGGACGACCCGTGCAGATAGAGCGTCTCGCCGACGCGGACGTGCAGGGTCGGCAGGACCCGCGGCTCACCGCCGGCGACGAAGCCCACCGTGCAGTCGTACGCCTCGTCGAGGATCTCGTGGGCGAGGGCGCGGTCGTAAGACATGCGGTCGCGATAGCGGGTGGCGGTCGTACGGCTTGTCCGGATGTAGGTGTCGGACATCGGGCCTCCCTGGTCGAGGCGACTTGCGCTCTGCTCTGTACTAGTACAGAATTCCTGGTGTGTCAGCACAGTATCAGGTCGAGGGTGACAGCGCCGCCTCGATTTCCGCGAGCATCGAGGCGGGGGTCCGCAAGGGCGTCTGGGAGTTCGGCACGATGTTGCCGCCCGTCCGCGTTCTCGCCGGTGACCTGCATGTCAGCCCGGCCACGGTGTCGAAGGCCTATCAGGAGCTGCGCAACCGCGGCGTGGTCGAGACCGACGGCCGCCGCGGCACCCGCATCCGGTCGCGCCCGCCCATCGCCGGCCCGCGTTCCGCGCTGCGCCTGGCCGTTCCGCCGGACGTGCGCGACCTCTCTTCCGGCGAGCCCGACATCCGCCTTCTGCCCCCACTCGGCCGGGCGCTGCGAACGGTCGCCGAGACCAACGGCCCGCCCCTGGGTTATGCCTCGGCCGCCGCGATGCCCGAGCTGATCGAGGCGGCCCGTCCGCGCCTGGTCGACGAGGGCATCCCGGCCGGCGATGCCGAGATCACCGTCACGTCGGGCACCCTCGACGCCGTCGAACGTCTGCTCACGGCCCACCTGCGGCCGGGCGACGCCGTCGCCGTGGAGGATCCGGGCTGGGCCGCCCTGCTCGACCTGCTGGCCGCGCTGGGCCTGCGCCCGCTGCCGGTTGCCGTCGATCTCGAGGGCCCCGACCCGGCAGCGATGTCCGCCGCCCTGGAATCCGGCGCACGCGCCGCGGTTATCACCGTGCGGGCGCAGAATCCGATCGGCGCCGCCGTCAGCCAGGCCCGGGCCGAGTCGTTGCGCGCCCTGTTCGCGAGCCGTCCCGGCGTCCTGGTGATCGAGGATGATCACGCCGCCGAGCTGGCCGAGCAGCCGCCGCACTGCATCGGCCCGGTCACCGGCGCGTGGGCCGTCACCCGCTCGGCGTCCAAACCCTTCGGCCCCGACCTGCGCATCGCCGTGCTCGCGGGCGACGAGGCTACGATCGCGCGGGTTGTCGGGCGCATGCGCATCGGCTCCGGCTGGGTTTCGACGGTGCTGCAGCGCCTGCTCCTTCGTCTCTGGGAGGACGACGAGACCACGGCGACGGTGTCCAACGCGGCCCAGGCGTACGGTCGTCGCCGTCGCGCCCTGCTCGACGCGCTGTGGTCGAGGGAAGTCGACGCCTTCGGCCCCACCGGCATCAACGTGTGGGTCCCCGTGGCCGATGAGACCCGTACGGTGGGGATGCTCCGCGACTCCGGTTACGCCGTCGCCCCGGGTTCGCTGTTCCGGGTGTCGTCGCCCCCGGGCGTACGAATATCCATCGGCCCCCTGCGGGAGTCGGAGATCCCCGCGGTGGCCGACGCGGTGGCCGCCGCCGTCCGCCCGCCGTCCCGTTTCGCGCCGACTCGTTAGGGGTGCCCGGATGCTTCTTCACCACCGATTCGGGTAGAACCTTCTTCATGCCTAGGACCGAAGCGCCGGTCGGCGCGCAGCAGTGGGTGCCGCCCGAGCCGCGGAGCATCGAAGAGCTCAAGTCGGCCGCCGCCGGCTGTGAGGGCTGCGAGCTGTACGCCGATGCCACCCAGACGGTTTTCGGCCGGGGTGCGGCCGACGCGCGTGTCGTGCTGGTCGGCGAGCAGCCGGGCGACGTCGAGGATCAGAAGGGTCTGCCGTTCGTCGGCCCGGCCGGACGGCTGCTGCGCGAGGCGGTCGACGACTCCGGCCTCGACGCGAGCGACGTCTACATCACCAACGCGGTCAAGCACTTCCGCTTCGAGCGGCGGGGTAGCCGACGCATCCACCAAAATCCGGGTCCGGCGCACATCACGGCCTGCCGTCCGTGGCTGGTGTCCGAG from Paractinoplanes brasiliensis encodes the following:
- a CDS encoding aminotransferase class I/II-fold pyridoxal phosphate-dependent enzyme; the protein is MSAQYQVEGDSAASISASIEAGVRKGVWEFGTMLPPVRVLAGDLHVSPATVSKAYQELRNRGVVETDGRRGTRIRSRPPIAGPRSALRLAVPPDVRDLSSGEPDIRLLPPLGRALRTVAETNGPPLGYASAAAMPELIEAARPRLVDEGIPAGDAEITVTSGTLDAVERLLTAHLRPGDAVAVEDPGWAALLDLLAALGLRPLPVAVDLEGPDPAAMSAALESGARAAVITVRAQNPIGAAVSQARAESLRALFASRPGVLVIEDDHAAELAEQPPHCIGPVTGAWAVTRSASKPFGPDLRIAVLAGDEATIARVVGRMRIGSGWVSTVLQRLLLRLWEDDETTATVSNAAQAYGRRRRALLDALWSREVDAFGPTGINVWVPVADETRTVGMLRDSGYAVAPGSLFRVSSPPGVRISIGPLRESEIPAVADAVAAAVRPPSRFAPTR
- a CDS encoding UdgX family uracil-DNA binding protein (This protein belongs to the uracil DNA glycosylase superfamily, members of which act in excision repair of DNA. However, it belongs more specifically to UdgX branch, whose founding member was found to bind uracil in DNA (where it does not belong), without cleaving it, appears to promote DNA repair by a pathway involving RecA, rather than base excision.), yielding MPRTEAPVGAQQWVPPEPRSIEELKSAAAGCEGCELYADATQTVFGRGAADARVVLVGEQPGDVEDQKGLPFVGPAGRLLREAVDDSGLDASDVYITNAVKHFRFERRGSRRIHQNPGPAHITACRPWLVSEFALLKPELIVILGATAGRALLGPSFRVTQQRGRLMPWPASAQHPEDFPVAEIQALATIHPSAVLRADDRETAYAGLVDDLKIAASAVS